Genomic window (Festucalex cinctus isolate MCC-2025b chromosome 7, RoL_Fcin_1.0, whole genome shotgun sequence):
ATTGTTTTCCTACGCGTTGCTGTGgatatttgaaagatgcaaggacCAAAACTTTATCcaatttttctcaaaactagagATTTTAACCTGGCaacattaaaattattttacattttttatttaaaattattttttcagtaGTACcctttgtgaacagctaaggtgttaatctgctcATTACAATATACCAGAAATGATCAAATAAGAAGGCCATTGTAAAAAAATTTGGGGGAGTAAATTCCTCCACATACAGCTTTAAAACTTGTcttaaaatgtatgtttcttCTTTGGCTTTATCATCAGCATGTTCATGATCATTGTTTTAgtgttgtattgtatttttatgttaatttaGTACTTCAACCATCTTTGTTTGTTCATGCATCCAATTTCAAAACCGCTTACCCTCACGAGGGTTGCGGGCatgccggagcctatcccagctgtcaccGGGCGGtcggcggagtacaccctgaactggtcgccagccaatcacattcttTGTTTATATCTGATTTTACTTTATGTACAGAAATTTGTATGCAGCTGTGGTTGTTTAAAAGTCTTCTCTAAATAGAGTTAAGTTGCAATTTGGACAACTTGGTCCAATCAATTAACATTATGAAATCAGCCACGTTGATGGAACAAATGTCAGTTCTTCCAGCCACATTGAAGACATTTTGagaattaataattaatgagGGATCAAGAAATAAATGTATGTCATTTGTGCACCCAAACAACACGTTGACACATTATACTGTTTATTGGTGTTTATTGTGCAAAGAGACATTTCACAAGTTCTTTTACTGACCATGTGGGCATCCTCAACTCTACCAAAGGGAAATGTTCACAGGCAGAACAAAAATTAGCAGATGCTTATTTTTCATTGATGTGACAATGCAGATGTTTCACCATTGGCAGCAGAGGCCACAGAAAGCCACATCACCACAGCAGTTACAGCAAAGGCGGCAAGGTCCATTGTGGCGTTTCTGCCTGCTGTTGCCTGCCACCTGCATGACATAAACAGGTCTCAAACACCCTTTTGAATTATCACTCATCTTGCTTGATGAATCCAAATAATGTGCTGTACCATCGATTGGTCGGCTGCAATCTCAGCAGCTGCGTCATCTCTTGCTTCCACCATATGTTGCTCAGGATCCTGTGATTTGAAAATGATGAATTTATGTCTTTGAAAAATAGTTAGCTCTGAcaagaaatgtatttatttcatgtcCTTACCTTATCATCAATAGAGAAGGCGCAATCCTCCTGAATAAAAAGGACGGCAAGCATGATGATCATGGCGACAGACAAACTAAAGGTCTTCATCGTCTCCCGGAGAATATGTGTTTGGTTAATTGTGATTGTGTTCTGTTTCTTTAGCACTGTTGAGTTAATCCTATCAGAAGTAGCAAAGACTGCTTTATATATACTGTGAATTTTTATAGTTACAGAGGGGACTCTTTCATCATACCTGGTAATATTTACTTGTTTCTTGAATGGACTTTGCATCCATCCTCGACTGGTGATTGAAACATGAGAGGGACTTTTTGGATTTCTGTGCTATCTTTGGCACAaatgtaaaacaatattttgtaaaACAA
Coding sequences:
- the LOC144022901 gene encoding hepcidin-like, with the protein product MKTFSLSVAMIIMLAVLFIQEDCAFSIDDKDPEQHMVEARDDAAAEIAADQSMVAGNSRQKRHNGPCRLCCNCCGDVAFCGLCCQW